tgaacggatgatctccacatatgtatttcccaccgtaaagcatggaggaggaggtgttatagtGTGGGGTGCTTTGTAGTGaccctgtctgtgatttatttagaattcaaggcacacttagccagcatggctaccacagcattcttcagtgatatgccatcccatctggtttaggcttagtgggactatcatttgtttttcaacaggacaatgacccaacacacctccaggctgtgtatgtgctattttaccaagaaggagagtgatggagtgctgcatcagatgacctggactccacaatcccccaacctcaaccaaattgagatggtttgggatgagtcagaccgcagaatgaaggaaaagcagacaacaattgctcagcatatgtgggaacttttTCAAGagggttggaaaagcattccaggtgaatctggttgagagaatgtcaagagtgtgcaaagctgtcatcatggcaaaggtggctactttgaagaatctcaaatataaaatagattttgatttgtttcacacagttttggttactacatgattccatatgggttatttcatagttttaatgtcttcactattattatacaatgtagaaaatagtaaaaataaataaaaacccttgaatgagttaaTGTtcaaaaacttttgaccggtagtgtatatagggcagcagcctctaaggttccaggctgtatcacatccggccgtgattggtcccatagcgcacaattggcccagcatcgtcctggTTTGACCAGTGTAGggcgtcattgtaagtaagaatttgttcttaactgacttgcctagttaaataaaggttaaataaaaatacaattaataaAAATGAAAATGGTGCAGGATTGCGAAACCGGGTgaaagccggctagtgatggctatttaatactctgatggccttgagatagaagatgtttttcagtctctcggtcccagctgaTGCTCTGCAATTTTCAGCAAATATAATTTAGCAAGTTGCTAATCCTGTTGTAAGGAGATATGTTGATAAACCTGTTGTTCAGAAAGGCTGTACATGTGACATTTAGGATTTTCCCAATCAAGTGAACATTATGCTAGTTACCGTGGTGGTGGTATGTTTTAGGACGTAGGCCCAGTGGTAATGGTATGAGATTGGATTACATTTACTTGACTGTAAAGTTAGACAGAAAATAGCAATCAATCTAAAATGAACCCACAGCCTCAAGTGTTATTGTCTAATAATAACAGGTCTTGGAAATATGCTTTGGGTGCTCTGGAAACCGAGCAGAGTAAAAATAGTGTACTGAGACTGACAGAAAGTGCTTTGGGAAATACATAGATGGAAAAATTCTGCATTACCTGCATAATACTTATGTTTAGCCATAAATATGTTTTAGCCTATAAGCTTTTTTAAATATACTGTAGAAGGCTTTTGACTTCCCCATAGATAGATTTGTAACATTTCTAATCAAAGGCATTTCATTTTGGCAGAGTTAATCTTGTTATTTCTGGATGGTGACTGTTTATTTTCTTAAGATTGAGTGATTTATCTTATGTCACAAAAGTTGATGTATATCACCGGGGACTGTAATTCAAGCTGTTCTATGGGTGATTGTAATACTCCTTCATAACCTCTGCCGTAACCATGCAAGCCTTCAAGACAGAGAGAGGCTTTTTAGTGCAGCAGAATCAAGTAGAACCAAACAAAGCTAAACATGTCCTTAAAAGGCATCACCACTGCTAGGGCTGCTTGCTCTCTGTCGTCTGGCAGCACAGATAGCTCTTTTCTCTCACATCAACACAGGAGTGACTGGCCCTGAGTTTACTCCACATGCAGAAAACGTATGACTGTATGTTGATGCTGCTTAAGTTTGATACTGCATACGTTTGTTGTGAGCTCTATCTCTCCCATCTTATTTTGTGACTGTAGGATTTTAAAGGGAAATTCTCACTTCTATGTTTGATGACTGAGTGGAATATTCTGTTTAATGATGAATTGATTCATGCTGTTAACTACCTTCCATGTCCCTGTGTTGCAACTCCAGGACCAACAGGCACATCACTGGGCTACGAGGACACCAGGGAAGTGTTGCATAACCTAGTTGTTGAGTGCAACATGGTGACCACCAATGGGACCATCCCAGCCAGCCTGTCCAGAACACTATGCCAAAGACAAAATATCGATAACACGGATACCTCTAACTCTCGGACTCACCCCACTGCAATCCACTCATCCTTCAACTCTTTGAGGTGAGCCCAGAAAATGAAGATGTCTTTTTAATGCCTCTGTTCAAAATCATTGAGTGCATTATACTATATCAGATGTGTAACAATCTGCAGGTTCAGGTACATGTTatttctagttaaataaaggttaaataccaTTTTTTAAATTCACGTAGTTACATCAAAGATAAAGGAAGTAAAATTCTGAACCCCTGTCACTATAATATGGTGGGTTATACAACAGCTGCAGGCATAAAACTCTGAAGGGCATTATGTTGTATCTAAAGCTGCAGTATTCAAACCTTAGACAATAGTCACTTATGCTCATATTGTTAAGATTTCCATGCTGTCAGCATTTTTTGCACAAAAGCCATATGGTAAAGAAGGTGCCATTTGACTTATTTACCAAATGGGGGTGGGTTTATAATTTTGTTATAATAACCCTtgcatatttatttttttacattctcACGTTATTGACAATTCCAGTAGCattaaaacaatacatttttttcaatGTATCATAATCTAAAAACACCTGCCAGTTCAGTTAGGAAATGCCATAATAAAAAACTAATGGGGTGGAGAACAGATGCCCAAGGTATCCTGATGCAATTAGCTTTTTATCTTTGAGCGACTGATTCTGGAGTGCCTTGACATATATGGTATAGTAGccaccacccccaacacacacatgtCAATGCAGTCCTAAAATAATCTCTGAAAGCACAGCTGAGCCCTGGCTTTCCTCCCCCCGCTGTTGTCATTGGTTCGACCGCTGCTCTGCCCCGTGTGTGTTCTCTACAACGCGTGTGGATCCGCTAAAATAATGACGAGATTTAGTTATTCTGAGTATCTATCGCAATTTTGTTATGGTGGGAACAAGGGCAACACATCTTTAAGCAAATTATCGAGCGATGAGAAACGATGCGTTGAGCGGCGACGGCAGAACGACATTACGTCAGAGTCAGCGGAGTGAGTATTTTGCTACTTGTGAAGCGCTGGGCAATCGGCCTATCAGTGATTTTATTTTAGTTGCCAGTGGTTAGATATATGGTTAGATGTAATGGCCATAATGTGTCCTTGTAAATTAAAATATGTTATCATTGATGATATGAGATCGACATTTTTCCTCGTTGTCTTTTTTATACACTGAAACAGACTTCACAAATGTATTCCACGGGGATTCTACTcattatttaaaaaacattaaaaaCGATTTTTATGAGAGAACTTGGTATGATAAACCTGCATCTATTAACCTAGATTCTGCATTGTCTCTTCAAATAATATGCCTTCCCTCTGTTGTAGGGATGTAGAGCCAATAGTATTTGCCATCCAGAGAGGAGATGCTCAAACTGTGAATGAGCTGTCAGTGGCTGCACCACTCAGCCTGATGAAAGAGAACAAAGACGGATGGATACCTTTGCATGAGGCTGCATATTATGGCCAAGCTGAATGCATTAAGGCACTGATGAAAGGTACATGTTGAAAGCATCATTTTTACAGTCTATCAATGTAAAGCCTTGCCTTTATTGTTGCGGTTGAATTAAATAGACTGGAGGATCATGAAATGGTGAAAAGAAGACAACATACTTTATATATTATCAAAGTTGTAAATTATGTTTAAGCATTGTGTGTTTACATTTGTGCATTGTAGCCTATGCATATATTTCTCCTCCAGCCCAACCAGGGTTAGTTGACAAGCGCACCCTCCAGGAACAGACTGCTCTGCTCCTGTCAGTTTCCGGTCAGCACTTGTCCTGTGTGCAGTGCCTTCTACAGGCAGGGGCAGACCCCGACATCAGCTGCAAGAACAAAGAGACCCCCCTATACAAAGGTACATCTCTCCACATAGGCTATAGCCTGAGAGTGGAAGATAATGATACCTCTGTTTTTAAATAGATGGTCCTATTCTAAAGCATGGTATCTTCTGCCAGGCTAACCTAATGTCATATGATGCCTTCCAGCATGTGAGCGGGAGAACGTGGAAATAGTGAGCCTCATCCTGTCATTCGGGGCCACAGTGAACCAGAGGTGTAACCGGGGCTGGACAGCACTCCATGAGGCAGTGTGCAGGGACAACATGGAGATCTGTGAGATGCTGGTTAGGGCAGGAGCCACCATTAACCCTCCTAATACTTACAGCATCACACCACTAATAGTAGCAGTCCAGCAAGGACGTGTAGATGCCCTACGGTACCTCATTGGGAAAGGTAGGGTTTCCtgtatgtagttctgtaatgTCTGACATGACATGTATGACCACATAATGCATCCATGCTATATGGCTGTTAATTATCACCGTATTGAGACAGACAATGGCCTCTTAAAGTGATTAAGTGATGTGTTCTTATAACAGTCAGTCAGTTCTTTGCGATGTCTCTGACTTTGTGTTCTTTTCCCCAGGTGCTGACATTAACATGCAGACATGTGACGGTGCTACAGCCCTGTATGAGGCCAGTAAAGATGGCCACAGGGAGATAGTGGAGCTGCTACTATCTCACAACACAGACGCCAACAAACCCACCAAGACAGGACTCCTACCTCTACACATTGCTGCTCAGTATGGACACCATGAGTAAGTTAGAATGCACTATatggcgggagagctggccaaggacggcacgttcaagagcaGTGTgggggaggtgttggatgagagcgagagaaaagaaagaagggatactggtctgacTTGTCATGTCTGTATTTTGTATTACTCTTATGTACAGTACTAATGTCCACTTGTTCCAGGATTGTGTCCCTGCTTGTCCCGGTCACCAGTCGGGCCAGAGTTCGCCACAGTGGAATCAGCCCCCTCCACCTGGCTGCAGAGCACAACAGGGACATGGTCACAGCCATACTGCTCAAGACAGGAGCCGACGTCAATGCCACACTATCCCACAATCGCTCCATGCGGTATTCGGATCACCGCACCACACCACTTTACTTTGCCATTGCCAATGGGAGCAGTAAGACAGTAGAAATGTTACTGAAAGCTGGTGCTAATCTGAGCCTGGATCCAGTCAACCCTCTACTAGCAGCTGTAAGACACGGTTGTGCCAGGATTGTCTCTTTACTGCTGGAGCATGGGGCCGATATTAACACAAGTATCCCAGCCTGTCCTACCACCTTCCCTGGTGCTATTGTACTCTGCCTGAATAACCTACCTCTTCTCAAGTGCCTTTTGGATAAGGGCTGTGATGCCCAGGCCTGCTTCAGATGTGCTTATGGTTGCGGCCCACATCCAGCACAGGACAGCATGAGCAGCATAggtgttgacatcagcaaatgcACCAATGACATGTCTCTTCTAACCTGCACAGAACCTGCTGTCAGCAAAGTACAGGTAAGGCAAAGTAGGCTCCTATTGCCGTGATCACAATGTGACGTGATTTTTCAAGAAGGCATGATGCTCATTATCTTTTCTTTCTGTTCATCCTAATATCCCTTAGTTTTGTGAGTTGATCTCATCACCATCCATGTGTAACTGGGAAGGGCCCGTCATAGACTTACTGCTGGACTATGTTGGTAATGTTCAACTGTGTGCCAGACTCACCGAGGTCCTGGGCGGCCGGCGAGAATGGCCCAGCATCAAGGCCAAGTCATGTGAGTACATctagacatatacacacacacacacacacacacacacacacacacacacacacacacacacacacacacacacacacacacacacacacacacacacacacacacacacacacacacacacacacacacacacacacacacacacacacacacacacacacacacacacacacactcaaacaggaGGGACAATCTAACACAATTCCCCATGCTGTTTCCTCAGTGTCATCCCGTCCACTGATGCACCTATGTAGGTTAAGGATCCGTGAGCAGGTGGGTGTGTCCAGACTCAGGTCTTTGGACAGACTACCCCTCCCAGACAGACTGCTGCAGTACCTCAGCTTGCCCAGACACAGCTTTGATGACTTCTGCCCTGATGGCAAATAAGGCTTATCAGTGTCCTGTGTTGTGCCTTATAGTATATTACCTGTTTACAGGAGTTTGGGCTGTATTTATGGGTTAGTAATTATTACTTGATAGGGTCAAATGTGTGTAATGGcaaactatgtgtgtgtgtgttgtttgcacATAGCATGTGTGTATGGAAGTGAGCTGCAGTTCTGAGTGGATGGGTTGACAAATGACAACAGATAGCCTAAAGCCACAGCAGTTGATAATCTCTGAAGAAGTGCAACGAAACTGAGCTTAAATGAAACTCAAGGTAAGCTTTTAAAATACCTGTGTCATTTAGATGTTTAGGCCCAGGCAAACAAATGCAGACAATCAGTTTGATGGTTTATGGAATGTACTTGTATATTCAGCACAAATTTTGTAATATGCTTTTAAAGTGTGTTTGTGCAATGAGTGTAGGCCTATATAATAGTCCAGTTgttgttgtaatgtactgtaaatgtCAGTGCCAAAATGTCTGATCCTGTATGATTGTATGATTGGAAAAGGTGCTGGAACCAAAGAAAAAAATCGAAACATCtgcattttatttaaaaaaataaatgtaaattcTCCATTTAACAAGTATtatttacaaacagaaaatatCCAGaaattcgggggggggggggggggggacgtcaCTGTCAGTCTGTTTACCTTTTGTGGAAAAATATCAGTGAACTACAACAAGTCATTTTGATCAATTAGTTTTTAAATCAGTGTATTTTAGAAAtatatagcctacacaaacaccatGAAGTAATCAACACACAAGCAGACCTTTCCTTCAGCATAGCTGATCACAAATAATCAAAGAATGGACAACTTCGAATGTCACTCCAATCCTATACCAACACATGTGAAGTATAGAATTAGAGAGAAGGATGATGAAGTATAGTCTACATTTTTCAGTTTTATACAGTGCTATGATTTTATCATGAATTCCTCTTAGATTATATGGAAGCCAAGTGGTAGGTAGGTTAACGTTGCAGGTCTTCTGAGCAGAAATAGCCTATTTGGTCTGAAAGACTTAAGTGCCAATGACTGACTACCAAgttttaaataaaaacatatgGCATTGCAAAGTCAACTAATTCATATTTACATCTTAATTGTTCCTTATTTAAATGTAGAATTGcgtatttaaaatgtatttatacgTGCATAATTGTGTTTAAATGAAGCCAAACACGCTGAAAATCGATGAGGGGACCGTGGGTTTAGTCGGTATGGGTTTGACCACGACATGCGTTTGGTTATTATGTCCGTGTGCCATATCAGGCGTTTCAATTTCAGCCACTGAGGCTTTTCCCCAGAGTCCCACAGTTGAGTGGGGAACAACTATGTGACTCTGGAAGACGTGGTGTCCATGGTACTGAAACGGACAGCAACCGCACACACTGACGTTGTGAGAGACCAAGTCCACGTTGAGCGGTTCTTTTTCGATAGAGCCAAGTCGATTGGATTGAAACAAGGTCGGTTTTGGTTCCTGGtgatttttgatttttttttcaacCCTATTGATTCGGGTCACACCTTGGCTCTTTTTCCATCCATACAGTGAAGGTTCTGTATTGGTTTGGGCTAACCGGGGTTCCTCCCAAAACGATGCAGGGAGTTGACGTTTCCTCATGGGTACCTGATCTTGCTTGCTATTAGCACTGTCTGCAATTGGGTTCTGACCCATCCTTACGTTCACCTCGTCTTGCGCACCCGAACCCCCTTTTTCATTGATGGGCGTCATGCTCTGGTGAATTGTCTCCAAAGAATACGCGCTAGACTTGTCCACCAGGGCTTTGACGATGCCAGACTCCGCGGACCTGTGTGTGTGGCATCTGGGCATCCGAGAGTATTTCTGAGAAAAACGCTTGAGCTGTTTCTGCAGGTATTTCCTGTGGTCCACAGAGCGCCTGCAAGGGGCTGATTTGTCTAGAGCTGCTTTGATGTCACTGGATGCCAAGTTTACAAAGTTCAGTAACGTTTTCACTTCACTGTCTGCACTTGCCATTTTAAACAGTGTGAACGTGTAAACTGTTTAATCCATACTACCAAAAAAGTCCATGCAAATGATATTCTTCATCTTAAAAATCTGAGGAAAAAGTGAATGGCATCATTGAGAAGCATGCGCAACCAAATGTGTTAGGATAAATGGAAAACATATTAAGAACTTAATGTAGCCTACTTACATTATTCGTTGTTCATTAAGAATCCCTCAACAATTACACAATTACGCGTGATAAAACAATACTTCGCCTACACAATTGCGCATAGCCTAAAAAAAACATCGGTTGCAAGTTATCCATTCATATCCACAAATAGAACGTACCATGTCCCCTGTAGAGGATTCCCATTCCTGTCTCTATCCCAGACGCAGTCTGACTGCTTCAACAAGTTGAATGAATATAAACTGCTTGTAGTTATGGTGCTTTCCTTGAACCAATCAGCGACCCCAGGCCCCTCACAATGCTCCCCAATCAGCCTCCAAGCGCACCAGTATTGAATTCTTTGCCATCACAAATTGTTGTCATGGAGATCCCTCAAGAAAAGCAGCTAATATATGCAATATTTCTGCCCGGTCTTCCGCGCGCTCATGGAACACCCATACAATAGTTTATCCAAAAGTTGACATATTTCCCGTAGCATTATTATTCTGACTAGGCTGAAATGGACATGCTTCATCACTGCGAGACAACATTTGTTACATTCAACTGTTTTGTTCTAGACTCCCCCCTCCTAGAGTGATGTCAGATGTAGGATTTGGTTGGGGGTGATCTAAAGAGCACATATCCATGGAAAGGGGGCTTGAGCGCTCAAGAATCTTGTCTTTCTATTTTCCCCCTCAATTGAGCGACACAAAAGCTGAATTACTCATTCAAACCTCGCGGGACAAAGGGAAAGGAGCTGGATAGCACTCCTGCATTTGTAGTCAAACATTTAGAGACTTAAATCGAGTCGTCATGAAGGAGAAAGAGTTGGACAAAGCCCATAGAATTGCCATCAGCAAACATTTTCCTGTGTCATATTAGTGGGTCTCCATAGCTCCTTCTGGCCGGCGGACAATAGCACAAGTTTGCACACTCGAATACTGTCACCCTGCCAACGGCAACAAGCGCCCAAAACAGGACAATCCCCGGAGAAAGCAGGCTCCGCGGGGAAGGTTGCAATAGAGGAGGAAAAGGGACTTGTGAAATGCTAATTGAGCTCCATCCCCCTATTGAAGAAAAAATAGTACCTTTCGTTCCATTGAACTAGCTCCTCTTGGCAGCAGTGTGGCATGAGATGTGAGGAAACCGTTTGTCTGGTAAGTAACCTACACCACACGCCTATATCCACCATACCGCTTCGCTGCCCTCAGCCCTGACCGCAAGACGTTGTTTAAGCACACCTGTAAAGGAAGATAATATTCATATTTATTGACTTTTCAGAGTCAAATGCACTGTGTATCTATTACATGTTATAGGCGTATCATGTTTTATAACTAATAATTTACTAACGTGTTATTTCTCTCAGAATATGTAGCCCGAACTACATAACGACTGAATTACATATATTTTAACTTGTCCAGCCCCTGGTATGAAGGGTTGAGCTGCTCATGCTGTCGGCACTTGGAGGCAACAGGACCCTattttccatctctcctcttcttcgtTCACCTTTCTGTTAATTAACAATGGTTCACCCCTCCCCTGCCCTGTCGACCTACTCCTGTGCTTTTGAAGTgactgagaatgagagagaaagaggaagtatAGTGGCACCAATAAATCCTACTGTGTCCCTGTATCCATGACAGTTTGAATAAAAAAGATGAAGGCGAGCtttgtgttttcagattgtatgtgatgtgtaatggGACACAGGCAAGGGTAGATTGTGGAATAATAAAGTTCTGAACCCCATCAGACATAAGGTTTAGGGCTCCCGGgagcgcagcagtctaaggcactgcatctcagttctagaggtgtcactacagaccctggttcgatcccgggctgtatcacaaccggccgtgatcgggagtcccatagggcggcgcacaaatggcccagcgttgtccgggtcaggggagggcttggccagggtaggccgttgttgtaaaataagaatttgttctctcAAGGATAGTACCCTTTTTTAAAACTTTCGCCTAagatgacatacccaaatctaactaccTGTATCTCAGGACATGAAGTAAGGATATGCatgttcttgataccatttgaaaagaaacactttgaagtttgtggaaatgtgtaatgaatgtaggagaatataacacattagatctggtaaaagataatacaaacaaaacatttttttgttgttgttccttcatctttgaaatgcaaaagcAAGGCCACACTTTCAGAGGTCTAAGTGTAGTTTAGTGTGGCCACCAGATGGCAACAGTATGTGTGCAAcgtttcagactgatccagtgaagaaTTACCTTACTgcacaatattttgtatcaagtctgtcaggagtttgccaaaatgtgccgaattggtcaattgattCATTTTCAAGTATATAACTATAGAAGAGAACATACAAAAACGCTATGGCAATAAAAAATtttttacacactcccaggaatgtcatacatgatggatcattagcttatacactaactttcacacatctagatggctgggcagggtgggtgtggagccagataCAGCAGTGGGGGTCGAACTGTAgaccccagttcctacatttgaacatAAAAATGGATTTATCAAGAAAAACTATgcaacattttatctctgggatccccaggatgacaaatcagagcaagattactgaatgtaagtatgttatttaccttcagaggtgaatgtatcaaaccagttgccatggtaaaagtgttttgttgttgtacaCTCTCCACAAAAAATAGCATGGTATTTGTTCACTGTAAGAGCTACTGTTAATTTGACACTGCAGTTAGATAAACAATagtttaagctttctgcccatataagatatGATGTCCCGGAAAGTTGGCTGTTGTATACAACATCATTCTAGTCACTTTCGCACACTTTGAAAACAACCgtcccggtttagggacaccCATTCCATAGAGGtttgactgacttgcctatttttataaaggttcaataaaataaataaataacatttaaCTGGAAAGGACacactaatcaaatcaaagtcTGAATCACTGTAAAACACTTTTGCACTTATTCTTGAATAATAACAATGTTATTACCCTAGTAACTCCAGATGTTAGTAGTCAGatcttaaacacacacaccattgtaaccACTTCAACCTCCCTGGTTCTTGGTTGCAAATAGGCCAC
This sequence is a window from Oncorhynchus gorbuscha isolate QuinsamMale2020 ecotype Even-year linkage group LG17, OgorEven_v1.0, whole genome shotgun sequence. Protein-coding genes within it:
- the LOC124001830 gene encoding ankyrin repeat and SOCS box protein 2-like isoform X2 — protein: MVTTNGTIPASLSRTLCQRQNIDNTDTSNSRTHPTAIHSSFNSLRDVEPIVFAIQRGDAQTVNELSVAAPLSLMKENKDGWIPLHEAAYYGQAECIKALMKAQPGLVDKRTLQEQTALLLSVSGQHLSCVQCLLQAGADPDISCKNKETPLYKACERENVEIVSLILSFGATVNQRCNRGWTALHEAVCRDNMEICEMLVRAGATINPPNTYSITPLIVAVQQGRVDALRYLIGKGADINMQTCDGATALYEASKDGHREIVELLLSHNTDANKPTKTGLLPLHIAAQYGHHEIVSLLVPVTSRARVRHSGISPLHLAAEHNRDMVTAILLKTGADVNATLSHNRSMRYSDHRTTPLYFAIANGSSKTVEMLLKAGANLSLDPVNPLLAAVRHGCARIVSLLLEHGADINTSIPACPTTFPGAIVLCLNNLPLLKCLLDKGCDAQACFRCAYGCGPHPAQDSMSSIGVDISKCTNDMSLLTCTEPAVSKVQFCELISSPSMCNWEGPVIDLLLDYVGNVQLCARLTEVLGGRREWPSIKAKSLSSRPLMHLCRLRIREQVGVSRLRSLDRLPLPDRLLQYLSLPRHSFDDFCPDGK
- the LOC124001830 gene encoding ankyrin repeat and SOCS box protein 2-like isoform X1, which translates into the protein MTRFSYSEYLSQFCYGGNKGNTSLSKLSSDEKRCVERRRQNDITSESAEDVEPIVFAIQRGDAQTVNELSVAAPLSLMKENKDGWIPLHEAAYYGQAECIKALMKAQPGLVDKRTLQEQTALLLSVSGQHLSCVQCLLQAGADPDISCKNKETPLYKACERENVEIVSLILSFGATVNQRCNRGWTALHEAVCRDNMEICEMLVRAGATINPPNTYSITPLIVAVQQGRVDALRYLIGKGADINMQTCDGATALYEASKDGHREIVELLLSHNTDANKPTKTGLLPLHIAAQYGHHEIVSLLVPVTSRARVRHSGISPLHLAAEHNRDMVTAILLKTGADVNATLSHNRSMRYSDHRTTPLYFAIANGSSKTVEMLLKAGANLSLDPVNPLLAAVRHGCARIVSLLLEHGADINTSIPACPTTFPGAIVLCLNNLPLLKCLLDKGCDAQACFRCAYGCGPHPAQDSMSSIGVDISKCTNDMSLLTCTEPAVSKVQFCELISSPSMCNWEGPVIDLLLDYVGNVQLCARLTEVLGGRREWPSIKAKSLSSRPLMHLCRLRIREQVGVSRLRSLDRLPLPDRLLQYLSLPRHSFDDFCPDGK
- the LOC124001830 gene encoding ankyrin repeat and SOCS box protein 2-like isoform X3; this encodes MTRFSYSEYLSQFCYGGNKGNTSLSKLSSDEKRCVERRRQNDITSESAEDVEPIVFAIQRGDAQTVNELSVAAPLSLMKENKDGWIPLHEAAYYGQAECIKALMKAQPGLVDKRTLQEQTALLLSVSGQHLSCVQCLLQAGADPDISCKNKETPLYKACERENVEIVSLILSFGATVNQRCNRGWTALHEAVCRDNMEICADINMQTCDGATALYEASKDGHREIVELLLSHNTDANKPTKTGLLPLHIAAQYGHHEIVSLLVPVTSRARVRHSGISPLHLAAEHNRDMVTAILLKTGADVNATLSHNRSMRYSDHRTTPLYFAIANGSSKTVEMLLKAGANLSLDPVNPLLAAVRHGCARIVSLLLEHGADINTSIPACPTTFPGAIVLCLNNLPLLKCLLDKGCDAQACFRCAYGCGPHPAQDSMSSIGVDISKCTNDMSLLTCTEPAVSKVQFCELISSPSMCNWEGPVIDLLLDYVGNVQLCARLTEVLGGRREWPSIKAKSLSSRPLMHLCRLRIREQVGVSRLRSLDRLPLPDRLLQYLSLPRHSFDDFCPDGK
- the LOC124001830 gene encoding ankyrin repeat and SOCS box protein 2-like isoform X4, which gives rise to MKENKDGWIPLHEAAYYGQAECIKALMKAQPGLVDKRTLQEQTALLLSVSGQHLSCVQCLLQAGADPDISCKNKETPLYKACERENVEIVSLILSFGATVNQRCNRGWTALHEAVCRDNMEICEMLVRAGATINPPNTYSITPLIVAVQQGRVDALRYLIGKGADINMQTCDGATALYEASKDGHREIVELLLSHNTDANKPTKTGLLPLHIAAQYGHHEIVSLLVPVTSRARVRHSGISPLHLAAEHNRDMVTAILLKTGADVNATLSHNRSMRYSDHRTTPLYFAIANGSSKTVEMLLKAGANLSLDPVNPLLAAVRHGCARIVSLLLEHGADINTSIPACPTTFPGAIVLCLNNLPLLKCLLDKGCDAQACFRCAYGCGPHPAQDSMSSIGVDISKCTNDMSLLTCTEPAVSKVQFCELISSPSMCNWEGPVIDLLLDYVGNVQLCARLTEVLGGRREWPSIKAKSLSSRPLMHLCRLRIREQVGVSRLRSLDRLPLPDRLLQYLSLPRHSFDDFCPDGK